The Vicinamibacteria bacterium region TGATTCGATACCCGGTTGGCTTTTTCGACGAGATCGAACAGCGCCTTTTCTTTATCCGAGAGGGGAGAGGACCAGTGGTCCTCGAGGACGGCATCCACGAGCGCCCTGTCTCCGAGAAGCTCCGCCGCGACCGCGGCGTGGGAGCCAATTCAGAAGGGGCACTCGTTCCGCCTCGAGGTGAACGCGGCGATGAGCTCTCGCTGGCCGGGTGATAGCGGGGAAGGACCGCGCATCACCCCTTGGGTGAACCGGGAGAGATGATCGGTGCGATCCGGTTTGAAGGCGAATAGGTGAAGAATCTGGGGAACGGGGACGCCCGCGGCGCTCATGGCACGGATGGCGTCACCGCGTGGGCCGTCATCCTCGTGCTCTTCGACGTCGGGCAAAAACATGGGTTCCATCGATAACGCTCCTTTGATGAGACAAGTTGGGGCCGGGTGGGAAGGATCGAAACTCCGGGCCATGACAAGCGACGCCAGGGAAGAGCTGCGGGTAGAGAGCCCCCTCTCGAGAGCTGACTAGCCAGTCTGCGTAATCTCCCGTCGCTAGGCATACGAGTCGCGCGTTTGGGAACTAGCAAACCAGATGCCATGCATGTGCTCTCGAGGCTTGGTGGCAACTACTTGTGAATGAGCGCGATAGCGATTGGGAATCTGACGCGATCCAAGCGCTTTCGGCCGGAGCCCGCAAAAATTACGATGCCGACGCGTCAGCTCGACTTGAAATCGTCGGCCACCAATGGTTTGTTGGACGCTCCCTCCGCCCATTGAATGCTTCCTCGAGTCATAAGATTTCCGACCTTGCGACGTCGCGCCCCGCCATCTTCAGGATATGCCGCTGCCTCTCCGTTTACCTCATCTCCAGCACGCGCTCCACCATCTTGGCCACGTTCGCGTTGGCGATCCCCCCGAACGCTAGTGACACCCGTCTGGTCCGTGATGACTCCTACCTTGATGGCCTTGTTGGATTGAGTCGACGATTTCGCCATGGCATTTTCTCCTTTTCAAGTACTTTGGCCTCGTTTCACGATCGGTCGAACTTGTTAGTGTCCATGGTAGGATCCGGCCCGTGCGGCCCGCATCGGGAGATCGGCCTATTTCTGCCGCACCCCTCCGGCTCGGGGAGCTCGTCGCCACGTTGGCGCTGGCACAGGACAACGCTTTCGGCCAGCCGCTCGAATCCCAACTCCGGTCGTGTCTCCTCGGGACCTGGATATGCGAGGCGGGAGGATTCGACAAGGAGCTGCGAGAAACCGTTTACTGGGTTGCACTTCTACGGTATATCGGCTGCACCGGACACGCGCACGAGGTGGCCACGATCTTCGGCGATGAGATCGCCATTCGCGCCCAGACCCTGATCCACGATGCCGCGAATCCCGCCGAGGTCATGCGCGACGTCCTGGCCTTCGCGACCGCCGGCCGCCCTCCGGAAGAGCGTGAACAGGTCGCTCAAATGATCCAACAGGGGGCCCACGAGTGGGCGGTGCACAACTTCGCGTCGGGGTGCGAAGTCGGCGACATGCTGGCGCAGCGGCTCGATTTCGGCCCCCGCGTTCGCGACGCCTTGCGCTTCACCTTCGAGCGATGGAACGGGAACGGCTTTCCGACCGGCGCCCGCGGCGAGGCGATCCCGCTTGCGATGCGCATCGTGCACCTGAGCCACGACATGGAAGCGATTGGCCGGCTGTTCTCACCGGCTGAGGCGCTGGATGCGGCCTCCAAACGTCGCGACCGCACCTACGATCCGGAGCTCGCCGACTTGTTCGTCGAGCAGGGGCGTGGTTGGTTCGAACGGCTCGACACGATCGAGCCGTGGGACGCCGTGCTCGAGCTCGAGCCGACGCCACGCCGCAGGCTGGACGGCACCGAGCTCGACGACGCCCTGACGGTGGCGGCGGATTTCATCGATCTGAAATCACCTTACATGGCCGGTCACAGCCGTCGATGCGCCGAGCTCGCCGTGGAGGCCGGCCGGGTGCTCGAGCTCAACGAAGAGGCTATCATCACGCTCCGCCGGGCCGCGCTGGTTCACGACTTCGGCACGACCGGCGTCCCGAACTCGATCTGGGACAAGCCCGCTACCTTGACTCGCTCGGAGTTCGATCGGGTGGAGCTCCACCCGATGCTCACCGAACAGATGCTGCGCCGCTCACCGGCACTGGCGGCACTGAACCCGCTGGCATGCGCCCATCACGAGAAGGCGGACGGGTCCGGCTACCACAAACGTCTGCAGGCCGATGGCATCGATCCGGGGGCGGGGGTGCTCGCTGCCGTCGACGTTTACGTCGGACTGACAGCCGAGCGGGCCGACCGCCCGCCGTTCTCGGGCGAGGACGCCGCAAAGGAGCTTCGACGGCTCGCATCCCAGGGAGTCCTCGAGCTACGCGCGACCGACGCCGTGCTCATCGCTTCGGGCCACGGCGGGCCCGAGGCACGTCGATCAATCAGAGCGCAACACCCGGGGGGCCTCTCCCGCCGTGAAGTCGATGTGCTGCGCCTCGCGGCGAGGGGGCTGACCACGCGGTCGATCGCCGAGCGGCTGCACATCTCGCCGAAGACCACCGATCACCACATCCAGCATATCTATAACAAGATCGGTGTCTCGACGCGGGCGGCTGCTGCTCTTTGGGCCATGCAACACGACGTTTGAGCTCTCTGGGACGCTCGAAAGAGATCGGGCTCCAGTCGCCGCGAAGATTTCCCGGCGGACAAAGATGCATGCCACTCGAGACCGCGCCGAACGCAAGATGAGGCGGCACTTCAGGCGTTCTTCCCTTACGTCGAGGTACTCGATTTTCCCGAAGCCACAGCCACCCACTACGCCCAGATTCGATCGGACCTCAATAAGTGCGACAAGTTGATCGGAGCCAATGGTTTCTTCATTGCCAGTCACGCCCGAAGTCTCGGGCTAACACTCGTCACGAATAACACCGCCGAGTTCGGTCGTGTGAAGGGCTAGCTCTCGAGAATTGGACACTTCCCCGGCTGCGTATTCCGGGGAACGAGTAGCCGTGGAGGGTGCTGAAGGCTCTCCTCCCTTGCGCACCCTCTGTAACACGTCTCGATCCCGAATCTGCGTTCAGCTCCCACTCGGCACTTGTCGCTCGAGCTCCTCGAACCAGTCGAGGACGATCACGAGCTCGTCTCGTGGGGGCACTTCGGTGTCGCCGACGACAACGAGAAATCGGCCGTCGGGGGCCACGTCGTAGCTTCGAGGTCCGCCGCCCTGAAGGAATCCATCGAACAACGCTTGAGGCGTACCGAAGGAAAGCTCTCGGCCGCGGGCCACGGTCGCTACGGCCATCATGTTGCCGGCATTCGTGAAGTAGAGCTCGCGACCGTCGGGTGTCCAAACGGGCACCGAGTTGTTTCCCTCAGAGGTCAGGCGGCGCGCTACTGGTGGCTCAACGTTGAGATCGTAGACCCAGATGTCGGAACGTCCTGGCGCTCCGATGGCGACCGCCAGGAGCCGACCGTCAGGCGAAAGGCGCGGAAAGCGAAAACGTCGAAGCTCTTCGCCGAATGGTCCCCTCCGACCCTGTCGATCGGCCCAGTGGAGGCTCGCAGGAGATCCCAGAGCGGGGGCGCGCGCATAGACGAGTGAACCTTCATCGGAGACGGCAAAGTCGGTGCCGATAAACGGGTCGGAGCGGACACCCTGAACGACGGGAAGGGGCGTTCCACGAGTCGTCAGACGCTCGACGTCGAAGCCCACGGCGTACAAGTCTCCGCCCCATCCGAAGACGACGTGTCCCGTGGGAACATAACGCGGATTGCTTCCTGCCTCGGTCACGATGCGTCGCTCGCCGGTCTCTAGAGACACCACCACAATCCGCGCCCGGGGATCGTCGACGATCGAGCCTTCCATGAGCACTGTGGCGAGGACGTGCTTGGCATCGGGCAGGACTCTGGGCCAGCCGAGCAGGGCTTCACCGTCGGCGGAATTCGGAGCGACTACCAAACTCGCTGCCCCTCCACGCGCGGCGACGTGGTAAAGACCCTCTTTCCCAGCAAAGATGATCGTGTCATCCGGCCCCCAACTCGCTCCGGCGAAGCCGGGAGCCTCGCAAAGGCTCAAGAGCTGGGAGCCATCGGGAGCAACCCGCCTAATTTTCCCGTCAGCATGAAAGCCGATCCACTGGCCGTCGGACGAAAAGAAAGGGGCGGACGCCCCCTCGGTGTTGGGAATAGGTTTGGGCGAAATCTCGTCCAGTGAACGTAGCCGGAGCTCACGAGCTCTCTCCCCTTGGACCACATAGGCGATTTGCCTGCCGTCGGGAGAGATATCGAGCTCAAAAAGAGAGAAACCGAAAATCGCCGCGTCCGATGGAGCAATGTTAGGAAGCTCGAGCGTCAATCGAGTTGGGTGAGGCGCTTCGTGTGGGCTGCGCGTTAGTCTCCAAACTTCGAGTCCGCCCACCATGGCAAACCCGAGAGCGAGGCCGCCGGCAACGCCGAAGGAAAGGGCTGCCTTTCGGGACTCCGCAATCGTCGTCGGGCTCGCGGACCGAGAAAATGCGTCCCGAATCTCGAGACGCGCATCGCCGATGTCTCTCAAGCGCTGTTTGGGGTCCTTCTCCAGGCATCTTTGCAACAGAAGTCGAATGCTCGCTGGAGTCGACGTGGGCAGCGCCTCGAAGTCCGGCTCGCGTTCGAGGGTTTTGGCGAGAACGTCGGCAAAGGTCTCTCCCTGAAATGCCTTAACACCGCTGAGCGCTTCGTAGAGACAGCTGCCGAAGGCCCAGATGTCAGTGCGCCGATCGACGCTCTGGCCCTTCGCCTGCTCAGGGCTCATATAAGAAGCGGTACCAAGGATGGCGCCAAGTGCGGTGTCCTTCGTCAGGGTTGGCGATTGAGACGCGCCTTGGCCCCACTTGTCTCCGTCGGTCTCGGCGAGCCTCGCGAGGCCGAAGTCCAGAATTTTGACCGTCCCGTCCTCAGCGATCTTGACGTTCGCCGGCTTCAGGTCTCGGTGGATCACGCTCTTCTCGTGAGCGGCTTCGAGGCCTTTGGCCATCTGCTCGAACAAGGCTAGCAGCTCATCGAGGGGCAAAGGTCCACGGGAAAGGCGAGCCTCGAGTGTCTCACCTTCCACCCATTCCATCACGAGGATCGGCTGGCCGTCGTGATCCTCGAGCCCGTACAACGTGGCGATGTTGGGATGGTTTAGAGAAGCGAGAAGCTTCGCCTCTCGTGCGAACCGTGCGAGACGTTCACGATCCTCCGCGAATGCCTGCGGGAGGGTTTTGATGGCGACGTCGCGACGGAGCTTCGTATCCTTCGCTTTGTAGAGCTCGCCCATTCCGCCCACACCGCCAAGACCGACGATCTCATAGTGGCCGAGCCTCTGGCCCGCTTCGAGGGACATGAGCGCCGATGATGTTACGACGAGACATCGCCGGTTGTCACTTTGATCGCGCAAGGAGTGGGCGAACAGTTATCAGATGTGCCACCTGGCTCGACCGAAGCATCCACCATCACGTTCTCCGTCTAATGTGTTCCGTGATATCCTAAACAGGTGATCCGGTCGTTCCGGGACAAGGAGGCCGAGGGCTTGCTGGCCGGAAACGTGCCGCGGAGACTCCGATCGGTCGCGAGGGTAGCTCAAAGGAAACTGAGGCAGCTGCATGCCGCCCACCGACTCGAGGATCTGGGCATCTTCCCCGGCAATCGGCTAGAGGCCCTCAAGGGCGACCGTCGTGGGCAGCACAGCATTCGCATCAACGACCGGCTTCGCATCTGCTTTGTTTGGAGAAGCGGAAACGCTTACGACATCGAGATCGTGGACTATCACTGATACGAGGTTCTAGAACATGGCTAGAAAGAAGGTAGCGCTTCCACCGGTTCATCCGGGCGAGATCCTGCATGAGGATCTCATGAGGCCGCGGGAAATCAGTATCAATCGCCTGGCACGCGACCTGAGGGTTCCGGTAACACGCATCAGCGAGATCGTGAACGGCCGGCGTGGCATCAGCGCCGACACGGCACTGCGGCTCGGCCGCTACTTCGGCAGCACGCCCGAGTTCTGGATGAACCTACAAGCAGCCTATGACCTCGAGGTGGCCCAGCGCGAGAAGGAAAGCGAGATCGAGCGCGATGTGCATCCACTCGAGGTTGCCTAGCAGCCCGAGTTCTGGATGGGGTCCAGACCGACTGGGACCTCTGGCACGCGGCACGCGAGCAACGGAGATCAGCTCAGTCTTCGGGCGATAAGCTCAACTGTCTCCGCGAGCGACTCGAGACGCATTCGGTCGCGTCCGCTCGCCGACGCGCTCTCGCTCGACAGCTCGGCCGCGATGGCCTCGAGCTTCCGGGCGGTTTCTGCGTCCTTCGACTCGCTCGTAAGCAGCTCGTCCGCACGGTCGAGAGCGGCCATCAGCGCCTGGGAACGCGGCGCCGCGATGGCCCGGTTGCGTTCGAGCTGATCCAGGTAGGCGCGCGCCACGGCCGGGTCGGCAGGCCATTCGATGCGGCG contains the following coding sequences:
- a CDS encoding peroxidase, translated to MEPMFLPDVEEHEDDGPRGDAIRAMSAAGVPVPQILHLFAFKPDRTDHLSRFTQGVMRGPSPLSPGQRELIAAFTSRRNECPF
- a CDS encoding HD domain-containing phosphohydrolase, whose product is MRPASGDRPISAAPLRLGELVATLALAQDNAFGQPLESQLRSCLLGTWICEAGGFDKELRETVYWVALLRYIGCTGHAHEVATIFGDEIAIRAQTLIHDAANPAEVMRDVLAFATAGRPPEEREQVAQMIQQGAHEWAVHNFASGCEVGDMLAQRLDFGPRVRDALRFTFERWNGNGFPTGARGEAIPLAMRIVHLSHDMEAIGRLFSPAEALDAASKRRDRTYDPELADLFVEQGRGWFERLDTIEPWDAVLELEPTPRRRLDGTELDDALTVAADFIDLKSPYMAGHSRRCAELAVEAGRVLELNEEAIITLRRAALVHDFGTTGVPNSIWDKPATLTRSEFDRVELHPMLTEQMLRRSPALAALNPLACAHHEKADGSGYHKRLQADGIDPGAGVLAAVDVYVGLTAERADRPPFSGEDAAKELRRLASQGVLELRATDAVLIASGHGGPEARRSIRAQHPGGLSRREVDVLRLAARGLTTRSIAERLHISPKTTDHHIQHIYNKIGVSTRAAAALWAMQHDV
- a CDS encoding protein kinase, with product MSLEAGQRLGHYEIVGLGGVGGMGELYKAKDTKLRRDVAIKTLPQAFAEDRERLARFAREAKLLASLNHPNIATLYGLEDHDGQPILVMEWVEGETLEARLSRGPLPLDELLALFEQMAKGLEAAHEKSVIHRDLKPANVKIAEDGTVKILDFGLARLAETDGDKWGQGASQSPTLTKDTALGAILGTASYMSPEQAKGQSVDRRTDIWAFGSCLYEALSGVKAFQGETFADVLAKTLEREPDFEALPTSTPASIRLLLQRCLEKDPKQRLRDIGDARLEIRDAFSRSASPTTIAESRKAALSFGVAGGLALGFAMVGGLEVWRLTRSPHEAPHPTRLTLELPNIAPSDAAIFGFSLFELDISPDGRQIAYVVQGERARELRLRSLDEISPKPIPNTEGASAPFFSSDGQWIGFHADGKIRRVAPDGSQLLSLCEAPGFAGASWGPDDTIIFAGKEGLYHVAARGGAASLVVAPNSADGEALLGWPRVLPDAKHVLATVLMEGSIVDDPRARIVVVSLETGERRIVTEAGSNPRYVPTGHVVFGWGGDLYAVGFDVERLTTRGTPLPVVQGVRSDPFIGTDFAVSDEGSLVYARAPALGSPASLHWADRQGRRGPFGEELRRFRFPRLSPDGRLLAVAIGAPGRSDIWVYDLNVEPPVARRLTSEGNNSVPVWTPDGRELYFTNAGNMMAVATVARGRELSFGTPQALFDGFLQGGGPRSYDVAPDGRFLVVVGDTEVPPRDELVIVLDWFEELERQVPSGS
- a CDS encoding type II toxin-antitoxin system RelE/ParE family toxin — translated: MIRSFRDKEAEGLLAGNVPRRLRSVARVAQRKLRQLHAAHRLEDLGIFPGNRLEALKGDRRGQHSIRINDRLRICFVWRSGNAYDIEIVDYH
- a CDS encoding HigA family addiction module antitoxin is translated as MARKKVALPPVHPGEILHEDLMRPREISINRLARDLRVPVTRISEIVNGRRGISADTALRLGRYFGSTPEFWMNLQAAYDLEVAQREKESEIERDVHPLEVA